One window from the genome of Canis aureus isolate CA01 chromosome 18, VMU_Caureus_v.1.0, whole genome shotgun sequence encodes:
- the LOC144288411 gene encoding olfactory receptor 2M3-like yields MALDNQTFNSDFILLGIFNYSPTHIFLFSMLLAIFTVVFMGNTAMILLIYLDTQLHTPMYFFLSQLSLMDLMLICTTVPKMAFNYLSGSNSISVVECATQIFLYTSLLGCERFLWAVMAYDRYIAICYPLRYPNLMSPKICGLMAASSWILGSTDCIIDAVATFFFFYCGSREIDHFCDFPSLLIISCNDTSTFEEVLFYCCIIMIVFPVVIIIASYTHVIVAVIHIASGEGHQKVFATCSSHLMVVGMYYGTTLFIYMRPASDRSPTQDKMVSVFYTILTPMPNPLIYSLRNKEVARAAMKVLEKGKSGQ; encoded by the coding sequence ATGGCATTGGACAATCAGACTTTTAACTCTGATTTCATCCTTCTGGGAATCTTCAATTACAGCCCCACTCACATCTTCCTCTTTTCTATGCTTTTGGCCATCTTCACAGTGGTCTTCATGGGAAACACTGCTATGATTCTCCTCATCTACCTGGACACTCAGCTCCACACACCCATGTACTTCTTTCTCAGCCAACTGTCCCTCATGGACCTCATGCTCATCTGCACCACTGTACCCAAGATGGCTTTTAACTATTTGTCTggcagcaattccatttctgtggTAGAGTGTGCTACACAAATTTTCCTCTATACATCACTACTTGGCTGTGAACGTTTCCTGTGGGCAGTAATGGCTTATGACCGCTATATTGCCATTTGCTACCCTCTAAGATATCCTAATCTTATGAGCCCTAAAATTTGTGGACTTATGGCTGCATCTTCCTGGATCCTGGGCTCTACTGATTGTATCATTGATGCTGTagctacatttttcttcttctattgtGGGTCCCGGGAAATAGACCACTTCTGTGATTTTCCTTCCCTGCTCATCATCTCATGCAACGACACATCAACATTTGAAGAAGTTCTTTTCTACTGCTGTATAATAATGATTGTTTTCCCTGTAGTGATCATCATTGCTTCCTATACTCATGTTATTGTGGCTGTCATTCACATAGCATCTGGAGAGGGTCACCAGAAAGTTTTTGCCACCTGCTCTTCTCACCTCATGGTGGTGGGAATGTATTATGGCACAACTTTGTTCATATACATGCGGCCCGCTTCTGATCGTTCCCCCACCCAGGACAAGATGGTCTCTGTCTTCTACACCATCCTCACTCCCATGCCGAATCCCCTCATCTACAGCCTCCGCAACAAGGAAGTGGCTAGAGCAGCCATGAAGGTGTTGGAGAAGGGCAAGTCTGGACAGTAA